In Schaalia sp. JY-X169, the following are encoded in one genomic region:
- a CDS encoding NAD(+) synthase, whose translation MDTYRSIYCHGLVRVGGVTVPVHLADPSANAAEVIRAARACHEEAVAVAVFPELTLTGYSIDDLVFSAPLLAAVRLGIDEIVAASADLFPILVFGAPLELRDRLYNCAVVVHRGRILGITPKMHLPAYSEFYEKRYFSTLDAISEVKATRWDGRLVEDSEGEEGVFPFGSFQVEASDLPGFRLAVEICEDVWVPIAPSSVAALQGATIIANLSASPATVGRTSTRHSLIAAQSLTSLAAYVYSAAGFGESSTDLAWDGETLICEVGQTLAHTTTFRPALDITVADVDVDLLVNRRRKQNTFADNAHTAEVGEPPAVVSVELAPPRHDVGVHRAIARFPFMGGVESQVDAPAEEAMAIQVSALVRRMVAINTSKLIIGVSGGLDSTLALLVAARAMDELGRPRSDILAFTMPGFGTSEKTRTNAEILSNEVGVTFEELDIRPAARAMLTAMGHPFGGGQPVYDVTFENVQAGLRTDYLFRLAGQNHGIVVGTGDLSELALGWCTFGVGDHMSHYGVNAGLPKTMIQEVLRWVISSESFGKSVTGVLSSILNTEISPELVPGNDGGGQSTEAAIGPYELQDFTLYHLLNAGFGPAKILFMQEVAWGEKYSRAEMVKWLGVFFRRFFTSQYKRSTLPNGPKVMAGGSLSPRGDWRMPSDALAAPWLAELEQLEANLNGLEPTPNTPEPDPSATEPDPRATKPDLRLQDEGTPEA comes from the coding sequence ATGGATACGTACAGGTCAATCTATTGCCATGGGCTGGTCCGCGTTGGCGGTGTCACTGTGCCCGTTCACCTTGCCGACCCGTCCGCAAATGCAGCAGAGGTAATTCGCGCTGCGCGGGCATGTCATGAGGAGGCAGTTGCGGTTGCGGTGTTCCCTGAGTTAACACTCACCGGATACTCCATAGATGACCTGGTTTTCAGCGCTCCCCTGTTGGCGGCAGTACGCCTGGGAATCGATGAGATCGTGGCTGCCTCGGCAGACCTCTTCCCCATCCTGGTTTTCGGCGCCCCCCTGGAACTGCGCGACCGCCTCTACAACTGCGCAGTGGTCGTCCATCGAGGGCGAATCCTGGGAATCACCCCCAAGATGCACCTGCCTGCATACAGCGAGTTCTATGAGAAACGGTATTTTTCAACTCTCGATGCAATCAGCGAAGTGAAGGCGACGCGTTGGGATGGGCGACTGGTGGAGGATTCCGAGGGCGAGGAAGGCGTCTTCCCCTTCGGCTCCTTCCAGGTCGAAGCAAGCGATCTTCCGGGGTTCCGTCTGGCCGTAGAGATTTGCGAGGACGTGTGGGTACCCATTGCACCCTCGTCCGTAGCTGCCCTCCAGGGGGCAACCATCATCGCTAATCTGTCGGCTTCCCCAGCGACAGTGGGGCGAACCTCAACGCGGCACTCTCTGATTGCAGCCCAGTCCCTCACTTCTCTAGCGGCCTACGTCTATTCGGCGGCGGGCTTTGGTGAGTCCTCCACCGATTTGGCGTGGGATGGAGAAACCTTGATTTGCGAGGTCGGGCAGACACTTGCTCATACCACTACGTTCCGTCCCGCCCTCGACATCACCGTCGCGGACGTCGACGTGGACCTGCTGGTGAATCGGCGACGCAAACAGAACACTTTCGCAGACAACGCACACACCGCCGAGGTCGGTGAGCCGCCTGCGGTTGTAAGTGTGGAACTTGCGCCTCCGCGCCACGATGTCGGGGTTCACCGTGCGATTGCTCGCTTCCCGTTCATGGGCGGTGTCGAATCCCAGGTGGATGCCCCGGCGGAAGAGGCGATGGCTATCCAGGTGAGCGCCCTGGTACGGCGCATGGTCGCCATCAACACTTCAAAGCTGATCATCGGAGTCTCTGGCGGGCTTGACTCGACTCTCGCATTGCTTGTTGCGGCGCGTGCAATGGATGAGCTGGGGCGTCCTCGCAGCGATATTCTCGCGTTCACCATGCCCGGTTTCGGCACTTCGGAGAAGACGCGAACGAATGCTGAGATCCTTTCCAACGAGGTCGGGGTGACTTTCGAGGAGTTGGACATACGTCCGGCTGCACGCGCAATGCTCACGGCAATGGGTCATCCTTTTGGCGGAGGGCAGCCCGTGTACGACGTGACGTTTGAGAACGTTCAGGCTGGTCTGCGGACTGACTACCTGTTCCGCTTGGCAGGGCAGAACCACGGGATCGTTGTGGGTACGGGTGACCTGTCTGAATTGGCGCTTGGGTGGTGCACGTTTGGCGTTGGCGACCACATGAGTCACTATGGCGTCAATGCCGGCCTTCCTAAGACCATGATTCAAGAGGTATTACGCTGGGTGATCAGTTCCGAGTCCTTCGGGAAGTCGGTCACGGGCGTGCTATCCAGCATTCTCAACACGGAAATTTCCCCAGAACTGGTGCCGGGTAACGATGGCGGCGGGCAGTCGACGGAGGCTGCTATCGGCCCGTACGAACTGCAGGATTTCACGCTCTACCACCTGCTGAATGCGGGGTTCGGACCGGCGAAGATACTCTTCATGCAAGAGGTTGCATGGGGTGAGAAGTACTCGCGAGCTGAGATGGTGAAGTGGCTGGGGGTTTTCTTCAGGCGGTTCTTTACCAGTCAATACAAACGTTCTACGCTACCGAATGGCCCGAAGGTGATGGCCGGGGGCTCGTTGTCACCGCGCGGTGACTGGCGGATGCCATCGGATGCACTGGCCGCGCCTTGGCTTGCAGAGCTGGAACAGCTCGAGGCCAACCTCAACGGGCTTGAGCCAACGCCCAACACACCGGAACCGGACCCCAGCGCGACTGAACCAGACCCCAGAGCGACTAAACCAGACCTGCGACTCCAAGACGAAGGGACGCCGGAAGCATGA
- a CDS encoding acetate/propionate family kinase — translation MPQTVLVINSGSSSLKYQLIDPDTGHSVAQGLAERIGEDVGHLHHRYSVREVDITEPIPTHADAMKMILDLFEEVGPPLEEANIVAVGHRIVQGGRYFNGPALVDDRVIRLIDELSTLAPLHNPPALVGIKVAQELLPQIPQVAVFDTAFFQDLPPESALYALDRDIAERYSIRRYGAHGTSHRFVSKRVSEILGGRDLKQIVLHLGNGASASAIVGDHAVDTSMGMTPLEGLVMGTRTGDIDPAVTFYLQRVAGMSVDDVDELMNRRSGLKGLTGDNDMRQVRDIARSGDHSARKRAREALNIYVNRIVKYIGAYTAEMGGLDVLTFTAGIGENDIDLRREVCQRLEPLGLLLDEEANGQRPRDAITISRKGSVVRVMVVPTNEELAIATQAMTVV, via the coding sequence ATGCCTCAGACCGTATTGGTTATCAACTCCGGATCCTCATCCCTCAAGTACCAGCTAATCGATCCGGACACTGGGCATTCTGTAGCTCAGGGGCTTGCGGAACGCATTGGCGAGGACGTGGGACACCTGCACCACCGCTACTCGGTGCGCGAAGTTGACATTACTGAACCCATCCCCACTCATGCTGACGCCATGAAGATGATCCTCGACCTCTTCGAAGAGGTCGGCCCCCCACTCGAAGAAGCAAACATTGTCGCGGTCGGTCACCGCATTGTTCAGGGTGGCCGTTACTTCAACGGCCCAGCGCTTGTTGACGACCGGGTGATTCGCCTTATTGATGAACTCTCAACACTGGCACCGCTGCACAACCCGCCGGCTCTGGTTGGAATCAAGGTTGCGCAAGAACTCCTCCCGCAGATCCCCCAGGTCGCCGTGTTCGACACCGCGTTCTTCCAGGATCTTCCTCCAGAGTCTGCCCTCTACGCCCTCGACCGCGACATTGCGGAACGCTACTCAATCCGCCGCTATGGCGCCCACGGAACCTCACACCGCTTCGTATCGAAACGCGTCTCTGAGATCCTTGGCGGCCGCGACCTCAAGCAGATTGTTCTCCACCTCGGAAATGGCGCATCAGCGTCTGCGATTGTGGGCGATCACGCCGTGGACACTTCAATGGGCATGACGCCACTTGAGGGACTGGTGATGGGCACCCGAACCGGTGATATTGACCCGGCCGTCACCTTCTATTTGCAACGCGTCGCAGGAATGTCAGTTGATGACGTCGACGAACTGATGAACCGCCGTTCCGGTCTGAAGGGACTGACCGGCGACAACGATATGCGTCAGGTTCGCGATATTGCCCGCTCCGGTGACCACAGCGCCCGCAAGCGTGCCCGCGAAGCCCTCAACATCTACGTCAACCGCATCGTCAAGTACATCGGTGCCTACACTGCGGAGATGGGCGGCCTCGACGTCCTCACATTCACGGCCGGTATCGGTGAAAATGATATTGATCTTCGCCGCGAGGTCTGCCAAAGGCTTGAGCCTCTCGGACTGCTTCTGGACGAAGAGGCAAACGGTCAGCGCCCGCGCGACGCCATCACGATCTCTCGCAAGGGCTCCGTCGTGCGTGTCATGGTCGTCCCCACCAACGAAGAACTCGCCATCGCCACCCAAGCGATGACGGTGGTCTAA
- a CDS encoding ABC transporter ATP-binding protein: MKLPVANGRQIIAGLIRLIRRHAAAFWVVVALQLVAATATVGLPWILGDIIDNIRRGTTSRYVGTMVGISIALVLVGAVAAYFSEYRARIFGETVFAQMREELVETVTNLPLSTVEEAGTGDLLGRTTRDVERVQFMVRQGISAIMVLATSIIVTIVASVWKSPLLATSLLVAIIPIIFVMRWYLPRTLPAYRAGSSAWARMSGAIAETIDNAETVDALGLQDIRNNRIDEAIREAWRLERYTAWQRIYLMVGLVFFATLPVVIVVALGAWVLPMGLVTAGQIAAVAMYAYQMRGPIWNFTFWFDEMQVSQASLGRIFGVSLVHPDREASDKEPVDNDVEVSDVRYAYTEGRDVLHGVDLSLVEGETLAMVGPSGAGKSTLGRMLAGIHPPKSGHVTVGGVDLVDLAEDKLRKQVVLVSQEHHVFVGTIADNLRLARATATDEEIRDALGAVGALTWVDSLQGGIDTAVGVAGYPLSPGRAQQLALARIVLMDPHTLVLDEATSLMDPSAARSLERSLGRVLEGRTVVAIAHRLYTAQDADRVAVMIDGNIAELGSHEELVRQHGEYASLWASWQKS, encoded by the coding sequence ATGAAACTCCCCGTGGCTAATGGAAGACAGATCATCGCCGGGCTCATCAGGCTCATTCGCCGCCATGCGGCCGCATTCTGGGTGGTCGTGGCCCTGCAGTTGGTAGCGGCAACCGCCACCGTTGGACTCCCGTGGATCCTTGGCGACATCATTGACAATATCCGTCGGGGGACAACCTCACGGTACGTCGGCACCATGGTGGGGATCTCCATTGCCTTGGTGCTGGTGGGCGCAGTTGCGGCCTACTTCTCTGAGTACCGAGCACGCATCTTTGGTGAGACGGTTTTTGCGCAGATGCGCGAAGAACTGGTCGAAACTGTCACGAACCTTCCTCTTTCAACTGTGGAGGAAGCCGGCACAGGGGACCTCCTCGGTCGGACTACCCGCGATGTTGAACGGGTGCAGTTCATGGTGCGTCAAGGGATCTCGGCGATCATGGTGTTGGCTACATCGATCATCGTGACGATTGTGGCGTCGGTGTGGAAGTCTCCACTCCTCGCGACGTCACTACTTGTAGCAATCATCCCCATCATTTTCGTTATGCGGTGGTACTTGCCGCGCACCCTTCCGGCGTACCGTGCTGGGTCGAGTGCTTGGGCGCGGATGTCGGGGGCGATTGCCGAGACCATCGACAATGCTGAAACCGTTGACGCTCTTGGTCTGCAGGACATTCGCAACAACCGCATCGATGAGGCAATCCGTGAAGCGTGGCGCCTAGAGCGCTACACGGCGTGGCAACGCATCTACCTTATGGTGGGTCTGGTGTTCTTCGCGACCCTGCCGGTAGTCATCGTGGTCGCTCTCGGAGCGTGGGTGCTTCCCATGGGTCTAGTCACCGCTGGGCAGATTGCCGCAGTCGCCATGTATGCCTACCAGATGCGTGGACCGATCTGGAACTTCACCTTCTGGTTCGATGAAATGCAGGTTTCGCAAGCCTCGTTGGGCAGGATCTTTGGTGTCTCTTTGGTTCATCCGGACCGCGAGGCCAGCGACAAAGAACCTGTGGACAACGACGTTGAGGTGTCCGACGTGCGCTACGCCTACACGGAAGGTCGCGACGTCCTCCACGGCGTTGACCTTAGTCTGGTCGAGGGCGAGACCCTCGCAATGGTCGGACCGTCAGGGGCCGGTAAGTCAACGCTAGGCCGCATGCTCGCCGGGATTCATCCACCCAAGAGTGGCCACGTCACAGTGGGGGGTGTCGACCTTGTCGATCTGGCGGAGGACAAGCTGCGCAAGCAGGTGGTACTTGTCAGCCAGGAACACCACGTGTTTGTCGGCACAATCGCCGATAACCTCAGGCTGGCGCGTGCCACAGCAACCGATGAAGAGATCAGGGATGCCCTGGGAGCTGTTGGTGCTCTCACCTGGGTTGATTCTCTTCAGGGCGGCATCGACACCGCGGTTGGAGTGGCCGGATACCCGCTGTCTCCGGGGCGAGCCCAACAGCTGGCGCTAGCGCGAATCGTCCTCATGGACCCCCACACACTGGTGCTAGATGAGGCAACATCTCTAATGGATCCCAGTGCGGCACGCTCTCTGGAGCGTTCGTTGGGGCGGGTACTTGAGGGAAGGACGGTTGTCGCGATTGCTCACCGTCTCTACACGGCTCAAGACGCCGACCGAGTTGCGGTGATGATCGACGGCAACATCGCAGAACTTGGCAGCCATGAGGAACTAGTGAGACAACACGGAGAGTATGCCTCCCTGTGGGCATCGTGGCAGAAGAGTTAG
- the pta gene encoding phosphate acetyltransferase encodes MSSRLIVLGSEAAEVVNQVFEDLQATLEEGELGSDLGVFNAYSGGTTADLVKNPKTALGESVVSLRSAQQGTVIVQGVGAVPSPSFDLLGWNLDLAASADLSVVYALDGAGMSANLLDQEITTFLARASRHHATVAGVVVSGARGVAISKDVVPVFDAPLAADDIHSLLVAAPDVVTPLAFQGDLLKRAAANRQRIVLPEPEDERILTATDELLAQGVADIILIGNEGEIRAKASALGLNIDGATILATSDPNHFEKYAEELARLRAAKGMTVEDARKVVADPTYFATMMVKMGDADGMVSGATHTTADTIRPAFQIIKMAPGVNLVSSSFLMLMSDRVMVFGDCAVVVSPTAEQMAQIALSSAQTARAFGVDPKVALLSYSTLGSGSGPSPDLVTEATHLAREAAPDLAIEGPLQFDAAIDPTTGKQKAPGSPVAGAANVLVFPDLNSGNIAYKAVQRTAGAVAVGPILQGLAKPINDLSRGATTEDIVNTVAITAVQAQAQAEGNK; translated from the coding sequence GTGTCTTCACGTCTAATAGTTTTAGGTTCAGAGGCCGCAGAGGTCGTCAACCAGGTATTCGAAGATCTTCAAGCAACCCTCGAAGAGGGCGAACTGGGTTCTGATCTGGGCGTCTTCAATGCCTATTCGGGCGGAACCACCGCGGACCTAGTCAAGAATCCCAAGACCGCCCTCGGCGAAAGTGTGGTGTCCCTACGCTCGGCACAGCAGGGCACCGTAATCGTGCAGGGTGTCGGGGCCGTTCCGTCGCCCTCATTCGACCTGCTGGGGTGGAACCTGGATCTGGCGGCAAGTGCTGATCTGTCCGTTGTTTATGCACTGGACGGGGCGGGAATGAGCGCGAATTTGCTGGACCAGGAAATCACTACCTTCCTTGCTAGGGCAAGCAGGCACCACGCGACCGTGGCTGGCGTTGTTGTCTCTGGCGCCCGAGGTGTTGCAATCTCTAAAGACGTAGTCCCCGTGTTCGACGCACCGCTTGCGGCAGATGACATCCACTCCCTTCTTGTAGCGGCGCCTGACGTTGTTACCCCACTGGCATTTCAGGGTGACCTTCTCAAGCGAGCCGCGGCGAACCGGCAACGGATCGTCCTTCCTGAGCCCGAGGACGAGCGGATTCTCACAGCAACTGATGAGCTCCTTGCCCAGGGTGTTGCAGACATCATCCTAATTGGGAACGAGGGCGAGATCCGTGCCAAGGCCTCCGCCCTCGGACTGAACATCGACGGAGCCACAATCCTGGCCACTTCGGACCCCAACCACTTCGAAAAGTACGCGGAAGAGCTGGCGCGACTTCGCGCGGCAAAAGGCATGACGGTCGAGGACGCACGAAAGGTCGTTGCAGATCCGACCTACTTCGCCACCATGATGGTGAAAATGGGCGACGCTGACGGAATGGTGTCGGGTGCGACCCACACGACCGCGGACACAATCCGCCCCGCATTCCAAATCATCAAGATGGCCCCCGGCGTCAACCTGGTGTCCTCCTCTTTCCTGATGCTCATGTCTGACCGGGTCATGGTGTTTGGTGACTGCGCTGTCGTTGTCTCCCCCACCGCGGAGCAAATGGCGCAGATTGCGCTTTCTAGCGCGCAGACAGCAAGAGCTTTTGGTGTTGACCCCAAGGTTGCACTGCTTTCCTACTCGACCCTGGGGTCGGGATCCGGCCCTTCACCCGATCTGGTTACCGAGGCAACGCACTTGGCGCGGGAGGCTGCACCTGACTTGGCGATTGAGGGCCCACTCCAGTTTGATGCGGCCATCGATCCCACGACGGGCAAGCAAAAAGCCCCTGGCTCCCCTGTCGCGGGCGCGGCAAACGTCCTCGTCTTCCCAGACCTCAACTCGGGCAACATCGCCTACAAGGCCGTGCAGCGCACCGCGGGCGCCGTCGCGGTTGGCCCAATCCTTCAGGGGTTGGCTAAACCAATCAACGACCTCTCCCGTGGCGCAACAACTGAAGACATCGTCAACACCGTGGCAATCACCGCCGTCCAGGCCCAGGCACAAGCAGAAGGAAACAAGTAA
- a CDS encoding ABC transporter ATP-binding protein: MAKSSPTSPLNSGPTEASGATQFLEERADEAGIKLPPLGKTPKRWPKMLQAPKGPPLFYGTTQKGFLLAVMKACRGPIIVQTIALSVGTVIGALLPAIMGSSIDSAIDFGLSGPTWGWLALFVGLILVMSLGDGFNQMGEIAAFLNGCFGPARTVAHRISRAGRAAKQDKPAGDVVTGIIDDSDKVGAAVLFVAEVVSSILAITVVTFVMYQMSPLLATVVVIGLPIALISIALLVKPMQKKFSVVREESGKLTTISTDAVMGLRVLRGVGGEDYYNARYKEQSHRVRDAGIAAARNQAALNITRTSVPQLFIAVITGLGAFLTFEGVISVGELVAFAGMTAYLSTPFSVAGQAAYLGTRAWIGSGKLADFSAVEPPTTEELLESEEELEAGGAIDFASAPLTDMATGVSIKPGLLTALVAPLPAVSSQVAQRLARVNDEFEVRIGDRDVRRLPLATVREGILLSEDDAQLFRGTLHSGLRGNTAEFPPPRGVTELVYREHIEEAAREEGTLFRPDRVPDDERLAKSMAVADAGDVLDSLPGGMAGWLTERGRNLSGGQRQRVALARAIYADAPILVAVEPTSAVDSHTEERISRAIREERQGRTTVVVTASPLWLEKCDEVIVLDGDGTEQARGTHQDLKARAESGEPGALAYAAIVDREAGEGNETPRG, translated from the coding sequence ATGGCAAAAAGCTCCCCCACTTCCCCCTTGAACTCAGGGCCCACAGAGGCCTCAGGTGCCACGCAGTTTCTTGAAGAGCGCGCGGATGAAGCCGGCATCAAGCTGCCACCTTTGGGTAAAACTCCAAAGCGGTGGCCCAAGATGCTCCAGGCCCCCAAGGGGCCGCCCCTGTTTTACGGCACCACACAGAAGGGTTTCCTCCTGGCGGTGATGAAGGCATGTCGCGGTCCGATCATCGTTCAAACAATCGCCCTGTCAGTTGGCACGGTGATCGGTGCACTGCTTCCCGCCATCATGGGCAGTTCGATAGATTCCGCAATCGACTTTGGTCTTTCGGGACCCACCTGGGGGTGGCTTGCACTTTTCGTAGGTTTGATCCTGGTGATGTCACTGGGTGATGGCTTCAACCAGATGGGCGAAATTGCCGCATTCCTCAACGGCTGCTTCGGTCCGGCGCGGACCGTTGCCCACCGCATTTCACGCGCGGGGCGTGCCGCTAAGCAGGATAAGCCCGCGGGTGACGTTGTCACTGGGATTATTGATGACTCAGACAAGGTGGGGGCCGCGGTCCTCTTTGTTGCGGAAGTGGTTTCCTCAATCTTGGCGATCACCGTCGTCACCTTTGTGATGTACCAGATGTCACCCCTGTTGGCGACAGTTGTCGTCATTGGTTTGCCTATCGCGCTGATCTCGATAGCGCTGCTCGTCAAGCCCATGCAGAAGAAGTTTTCTGTGGTCCGTGAGGAATCAGGCAAGCTCACCACCATTTCCACCGATGCGGTGATGGGGCTGCGTGTGCTGCGAGGTGTCGGTGGAGAGGACTACTACAACGCTCGTTACAAGGAGCAGTCCCACCGGGTGCGGGACGCAGGGATCGCCGCGGCCCGCAACCAGGCAGCCCTGAACATCACGCGGACCTCCGTGCCGCAGTTGTTCATCGCGGTTATCACCGGTTTGGGCGCGTTCTTGACGTTCGAGGGCGTGATCAGCGTCGGGGAACTGGTGGCATTCGCCGGCATGACTGCCTACCTGTCCACGCCCTTCAGTGTGGCTGGTCAGGCTGCATACCTCGGAACTCGCGCCTGGATTGGTTCCGGAAAGCTTGCTGATTTCTCAGCGGTCGAGCCACCTACCACAGAGGAACTTCTGGAGAGTGAAGAGGAACTAGAAGCCGGGGGAGCAATCGATTTCGCCTCCGCGCCGCTCACCGATATGGCAACCGGGGTGTCTATCAAGCCCGGGCTGCTCACCGCCCTCGTCGCCCCACTTCCCGCTGTTTCGTCGCAGGTGGCGCAGCGTCTTGCTCGCGTCAATGATGAGTTTGAAGTTCGGATCGGGGATAGGGACGTGCGTCGCCTCCCGTTGGCGACTGTTCGTGAGGGGATCCTTCTGTCCGAGGACGATGCCCAGTTGTTCAGGGGGACCCTTCACTCGGGACTCCGGGGGAACACCGCAGAATTTCCGCCACCGCGTGGCGTTACCGAACTGGTGTACCGCGAACACATCGAGGAAGCAGCCCGTGAAGAGGGCACCCTATTCCGTCCCGACCGAGTCCCTGACGATGAACGACTCGCAAAGTCGATGGCGGTGGCTGACGCCGGGGACGTCCTCGACTCCCTTCCAGGAGGGATGGCCGGTTGGCTAACTGAGCGGGGGCGAAACCTCAGCGGGGGGCAGCGCCAGCGGGTTGCCCTGGCGCGCGCTATCTACGCAGACGCACCCATCCTCGTGGCTGTTGAACCGACCTCGGCCGTCGATTCCCACACGGAAGAGAGGATCTCCAGGGCCATTCGCGAAGAGAGGCAGGGTCGTACCACAGTGGTGGTTACGGCCTCCCCGCTGTGGTTGGAGAAGTGTGACGAAGTGATTGTGCTGGATGGGGACGGGACCGAGCAGGCCCGTGGAACACATCAGGATTTGAAGGCGCGAGCGGAAAGTGGCGAGCCGGGGGCTCTGGCCTACGCCGCCATCGTGGACAGAGAGGCAGGTGAGGGCAATGAAACTCCCCGTGGCTAA
- the guaA gene encoding glutamine-hydrolyzing GMP synthase produces the protein MTTTELPTVLVVDFGSASAQALARQVRDCGVYSEVVPRSWTTERLLGEQPACVIIAGDLASLEPTLEEPGPLDFAALAEEFPVVLADNDSGKISVLVGRDRREMTGEEFDRGALERVLFEDADVEATWTTEAIAQQLIKEVREQVGDDRVILALSGGVDSSVVAALINEAVGDQLTCVFVDHGLLRKGEREQVEEDFAAARGIDLVTIDAEDRFLKRLEGVEDPEAKRKIIGEEFIRVFEDAQRDLAAAAAAKGQEVKYLAQGTIYPDIIESGVGEGVNNIKSHHNVGGLPDDLDFELVEPLRRLFKDEIRELGRALGMPDKLVSRQPFPGPGLGVRVVGSLTKERLDILREADFIVREELSESGMDAQIWQCPVVLLADVRSVGVTDGERTYGYPIVLRPIMTTDAMTADWVRVPFDVLSDISDRITTEVPQINRVVLDITPKPPATIEWE, from the coding sequence GTGACTACCACAGAACTCCCCACAGTCCTTGTCGTCGATTTTGGTTCCGCCTCAGCCCAGGCACTAGCGCGTCAAGTGCGTGACTGCGGCGTCTACTCCGAAGTTGTCCCCCGTTCTTGGACGACTGAACGACTCCTTGGTGAGCAACCAGCATGTGTGATTATTGCCGGGGACCTCGCTTCTCTTGAACCCACTTTGGAGGAACCCGGCCCGCTTGACTTCGCCGCGCTTGCGGAAGAATTTCCCGTCGTCCTCGCCGACAACGACAGTGGAAAGATTTCCGTCCTAGTTGGAAGGGACCGTCGTGAGATGACGGGGGAAGAGTTCGACAGGGGCGCCCTCGAACGTGTTCTTTTTGAAGATGCAGACGTTGAGGCAACCTGGACGACGGAGGCCATTGCGCAGCAGTTGATTAAAGAGGTGCGCGAACAGGTGGGGGATGACCGGGTGATCCTGGCGCTCTCGGGAGGTGTCGATTCCTCGGTGGTTGCAGCCCTCATCAATGAGGCGGTTGGCGACCAGCTAACCTGCGTTTTTGTTGATCATGGTTTACTCCGCAAAGGTGAGCGCGAACAGGTTGAAGAAGATTTTGCCGCGGCGCGTGGAATCGACCTCGTGACGATCGACGCCGAAGACCGTTTCCTGAAGCGTCTGGAAGGTGTGGAGGACCCGGAGGCGAAACGCAAGATCATTGGCGAAGAGTTCATCCGGGTGTTCGAGGACGCTCAGAGGGACCTGGCTGCAGCCGCCGCCGCGAAGGGGCAAGAGGTCAAGTACCTCGCTCAGGGAACCATTTACCCCGACATCATCGAGTCTGGTGTGGGTGAAGGCGTCAACAACATTAAGAGTCACCACAACGTTGGTGGTCTCCCGGATGATCTCGACTTTGAGTTGGTGGAGCCGCTACGGCGACTCTTCAAGGACGAAATCCGTGAACTGGGTCGCGCCCTCGGAATGCCCGACAAGTTGGTGTCACGTCAGCCCTTCCCAGGACCCGGCCTTGGCGTTCGCGTTGTTGGTTCCCTGACCAAAGAGCGTCTCGACATCTTGCGTGAGGCTGACTTTATTGTCAGGGAAGAGCTGTCGGAGTCGGGCATGGATGCACAGATTTGGCAGTGCCCTGTTGTCCTGCTGGCAGACGTGCGCTCCGTCGGTGTCACAGATGGGGAACGCACATACGGGTATCCGATCGTGCTGAGGCCGATCATGACCACGGATGCGATGACGGCAGACTGGGTGCGAGTGCCGTTTGACGTCCTTTCGGACATTTCCGACCGCATCACCACGGAAGTTCCCCAGATCAACAGGGTCGTCCTCGACATCACACCCAAGCCGCCCGCAACGATTGAGTGGGAGTAG
- a CDS encoding TatD family hydrolase, protein MDNHTHLPVHEGEIPRADGFRMPLDEQLGRARDVNVTSLITVGCEVPDWEPTLQLAHEYPQVRVALAIHPNEAALHAGHLEKSPDGYDHEILPHHVPLIEALSHLSGLLDDPKVVAVGETGLDYFRTADPGREAQRESFSAHLELARIHNLPVQVHDRDAHGDCVRLLDADASRNQPIVFHSFSGDAEMAREVASRGWYASFSGMLTYPANVHLREALVEMPRELVLVETDAPYLTPVPHRGDPNASYSMIYTVRAIAELWEVTDDVACAILMANSRRLYGTW, encoded by the coding sequence ATGGACAACCACACTCACCTGCCCGTGCACGAGGGCGAAATCCCCAGGGCTGATGGATTCCGAATGCCCCTTGATGAGCAGCTCGGTCGGGCTCGGGATGTCAACGTCACTTCTCTCATCACGGTGGGGTGTGAGGTTCCTGATTGGGAGCCGACCCTGCAGTTGGCTCACGAGTATCCGCAGGTCAGGGTTGCACTCGCGATTCATCCCAATGAGGCAGCCCTTCACGCGGGGCACTTGGAGAAGTCGCCGGACGGCTACGATCACGAGATCCTTCCTCACCACGTGCCTCTGATTGAAGCGCTGAGTCACCTTTCCGGTCTCCTCGACGACCCAAAGGTGGTCGCGGTTGGGGAGACGGGGTTGGACTATTTTCGCACCGCTGACCCCGGGCGGGAAGCACAGCGCGAGTCGTTTTCAGCGCACCTAGAACTGGCTCGCATCCATAACCTGCCGGTTCAGGTCCACGATCGTGACGCACACGGCGACTGCGTGCGGCTCTTGGATGCGGATGCTAGTCGCAACCAACCGATTGTGTTTCACAGTTTTTCGGGAGACGCCGAAATGGCGCGGGAGGTGGCCTCGCGAGGCTGGTATGCGTCATTTTCCGGCATGTTGACGTATCCCGCGAATGTGCACCTCCGCGAAGCATTGGTTGAGATGCCCAGGGAGCTGGTTTTGGTTGAGACGGACGCTCCATACCTCACTCCTGTGCCGCACCGCGGAGACCCGAATGCTTCCTACTCAATGATTTACACGGTTCGAGCAATTGCTGAACTCTGGGAGGTAACGGATGATGTGGCATGCGCGATTCTGATGGCAAACTCCCGCAGGCTGTACGGGACCTGGTGA